GGCAAGATTTTCGGCCTCGCCATGCAGGCACTGGCCGTTGGACCGTGTCAGGCGCACCCCATGTTTTTGGCAGGGGTCGATGATGCATATTTGCTTATCTGATCGCACGGCGTTAGTTATATAAAGTGTCTTGTATCTCAGCACTTTAtctggattttttttggatttgtcTTTTATTAACGAATCTGAATAAATCAAGGGCTCTGAAAATGCTGCGTGTTAGATCCTTTGCTTATAAAAAGTCGCTGTCTGCTTCTTTGACCAGATCAGTCAGTACTGCCAGTCAATTGGCCCAATTCAAGATCCCTGAGGTTTTCAATGAGCCTGTCAGAACTTATGAGCCTGGTTCGAAGGACAGAGATGGCGTTTTGAGTGCTCTTAGCAGACTCAGTAATCAGCGTCATGAAATCCCTTTGGTAATTGGTGGTAAGGAAGTTTTTACTAAAGATACTTTCGTACAAACATCACCCTCGAATCACAGCCAAGTTCTTGCTGAAGTCAGCTCGGCTTCTGAAAAGGATGTCAATGACGCAATTAATGCCTCTTTGGCTGCTAAAAAGGCTTGGGAGTCAGCTCCTTGGGCTGACCGTGCTTCGGTTTTCCTCAAGGCTGCTGAATTGATTGCTGGTAAATATCGTTATGATATCTTGGCTGCTACCATGCTTGGCCAAGGTAAGAACATCTATCAAGCTGAAATTGACTCTACTTGtgaattgattgatttcttGAGATTCAATGTCAAATATGCTGAAGAAttatatcaacagcagcctgCTCGCTCGTCTCCCGGTGTCTGGAACAGAGCTGAATATCGTGCTTTGGAAGGGTTTGTTTATGCTGTAACTCCTTTCAACTTCACTGCAATTGCTGGTAATTTGGTTGGTGCACCTGCTCTAATGGGTAACACCGTCGTCTGGAAGCCTTCCAATTCATCTGTCTTGTCTAATTACTTACTCTACAAGATCTTCCAAGAAGCTGGTGTTCCTGATGGAGTTATCAACTTTATTCCTGGTGACCCCTTGACGGTTACTCAACCAGTCATCAGTCACCCTGATTTCGCTGCTTTGCACTTTACTGGTTCTACCGATGTTTTCGTTAAACTATACCAGTCGATTGCTGCCAATCTTCCTGGCTACAAATCTTACCCAAGAATTGTCGGTGAGACCGGTGGTAAAAATTTCCATGTCGTTCATAACTCGGCCAATGTGTCTCATGCAGTCAAGTCTACTGTTCGTGGTGCTTTTGAATATCAAGGACAAAAGTGTTCCGCCACATCGAGAGTCTATGTTCCCGAATCTATTTGGCCTCAATTCAAGTCGGAATTGGTTGCTGAAACTCAGGCTTTGTTGAATGAGGGTGCTGGTAACTCCACTGTCCCTAGTGGATTCCACAAATTCATTGGTCCTGTTATCCATGAACCCTCTTTCAACAAACTCGACAAAGCTATTACTGAGGCCAAGCAGGACTCAAGCCTTGAATTGTTGGTTGGTGGTAAGGTCGACAAGTCTGTTGGTTACTATGTTGAGCCCACTATTTTCGTGTCAAAGGATGCCAAACATGCCAACTTACAAAATGAGTTTTTCGGGCCTCTACTTCACGTCTACGTATATCCTGATGCTGAATATGAGCAGACTCTTGCACTTGTCGATGCAACTGGCAAGTACGGTCTTACTGGTAGCATTTTTGCTCAAGACCGTTCTGCCATTCTCACGGCTTCTGAGGCTCTCCGCAATTCTGCTGGTAACTTCTATATTAACGACAAATCAACCGGTGCCGTTGTAGGCCAACAGTGGTTCGGCGGATCCCGCAAGTCCGGTACTAATGATAAGAGTGGATCGGGTAATATCCTTAGCCGATTTGTGTCTGTACGCAATATCAAGGAGAACTTCGTCGAGATCGATGAAGTCCTTTACCCATCTAACGCCCAATAAAAACTGACATGACCTGTATGTAGCATTTTAAtagttattattattactttttGAGATAATTTTGCCGAATCTGGTGTCTCTTATGACGGACCGCTGAATCCCATATATCCTCTAGTCATAGTAACTGTCATCTGGCTAGACTGGTTCATTGTGATCAGAGAGTCCAGGTCCAGATACACCCCGGGTCAACAACGTCTTCAACGTGTTCAACCGGCAGGACTATCGCCCTGCCGAAAACTTGCATGTTTCAGATATTAAACTTTTTTGCATGTGATTAAGGTGTGCCACCTACGGTCTTAGTCTTACCCCGGAATTATCTCTATTTACCCAGACTGTTGATGCCGTCTGGCATTGTCATGTATACCCCTCATTTTGACCAGTGATGGGCATCTTGCATCATATCAGTACATGATAATGCTGACGGCTGTTTTCATCCGGTTGCCAAGCCTGTCATATTTGTCTCACTAAAGTCTCTTATCTTGAAAGTCGTATTTCAATAGTTCGACCTGTTATGGCAAGATGACAGGACTTGAGGCTCTGAATCCATTAGCAAGCGAAATTGCTACTTAAGAGTCAGTACTGGCTGTTCATCATCTACCCCACACGGGTAAAATAGATAGTCCTGTCGACATGACCCCTGAGTGATCTTCAACAAGTCGATGCTTATCAAAGAGCCAAGCAATTGAACTGATCATTTTCACTCCCTATGATCCCCAATCAAATCAACTATCCGGGTCAATCTACCGTAAATACTTCGGCTAAAAGCAATTGATTGGCCTAGTTAGAATTGAATTGTGGGGAACGTGGTTACCGTAGCACCGACTGTTGACTCTCCGGGATTACAGAAAAACGTGCTGATGTTTGAACTGGAGGCATTGTAATTCATGGCTTTATTGTACACGGGTAAATTgaagaatataaatagtcCTTCAGCTCGCCATGTTAAGTCtaacatcaacaaccaaTCCACACCAAGAAGCTGTCTCAATACTCACTACTCACCATGCAATTTGAAGTCATCACTGCCTTTATCTGCCTCGCTTGGCTTGCGAAAGCCACTCCGGTTCCCCTAGAGGAACGTGCAAGTTCCTCGCTCAACTCCATTGCCGTTGCAGCTGGCAAGAAGTTTTTCGGTACGGCCACCAACCAAGACCAGTTTAACGATGCATCCTATGTAGATGTTATGCTCGCACAATTTGGCTCTCTTACTCCTGCTAATGTACAGAAGTGGCAGTACACTGAACCAAGTCAAGGAAGTTATGATTACTCTCAGGGTGACTCATTTGCAAGTTACGCAGCTGAGAATGGCAAGATATTATGCTGTGATAACCTCGTATGGTACCAGCAGTACCCCTCCTGGATAGACTCGCAAAGCTGGACAGCCGAGTCTCTTAGTGAAGTGATGACTAACCACATTACTTCTGAAGTCAGTCACTACAAAGGAAAGTGCTATTCTTGGAACGTTGTCAATGAAGCTTTTAACGATGATGGAACCTGGAGAGAAAATGTCTTCTACAATACTATTGGTGAAGACTACATTGCTCAGAGTttcgctgctgccgctgctgctgatccCAATGCCATTCTTTACTATAATGACTACAATATCGAGTCACCTGGTGCAAAGGCTACAGCCGTTGAAAACTTGATTTCTTCCTTGAAGAGTCAAGGTATTAAGATTGATGCAGTGGGACTTGAGAGTCATTTTATCGTCGGAGAAACACCCTCTTTGTcgcaacagcaacagcagatgCAAGCCTATGCAAATCTTGGTGTAGATGTATTTGTAACTGAACTCGATGTCAGGTTCAGCTCTCTACCACCAACTGAACAAGgtcttcaacagcagtctGAAGACTACCAAGCATCTGTTGGAGCTTGTGCTGCACTTGGATCCAAATGTCCTGCGATTAGTGTTTGGGATTTCGATGATACTTATTCTTGGATTCCCAGCACCTTTTCTGGTCAAGGTGATGCCGATTTGTACTGGGCCAATCTGACTGCTAAGCCTGCACTTGCTGGAATTGAAAGTGTGTTGGTTGCCTAGGTTCCAACTGGTCGACATGATTCTAATATTTCATCTTATAACAAGCCTTATATCAAATATATCTCTAGCTCATTATCTTCTCATAAATAGTTCTATTTACAACAGTCTATGCACACGCATTCTAATAATCTCATGATGATGCCTATTATAGAATTTCTTCAGCAGTTAAATCACTTTTGATACGAAACGGTTTATTTCGCCATAAAATCTTATGACCACACATAGCAATAACCCATATAGGTAGTGCAAGCACCTCACGCAGAATCCATATAGGCAGCCACGATGTCAGGAATGGCCTGGTTTTAGTAGTCGAGTATTCTGGGGAGTAATATGGAGAAACAAAGAATGGGCTATTTGTATGTTCCATATTCGAGTATTGGATCAGGTTATGAAAGTGCCAGTAGTCAGATGCACACCATATGCTCAAGTGAGTgataaaaaatatccaaCTAAAGTATGACGCAGTTTCATTGCTTAGCCACAAGACCGAAATCGCGAAACTGCCAAAGATACCGCACAGAAAACATTCTGTGGTCGGTTCCAGTAGAGTGGCAGCAAGGACCATATATCTTCGTACTCGCAACCACCTGATCCTTCTCGAAACATACCCTTCAAAGTCGACATTGGCAAGAGGCTGTACTACAGAGTCGCCAGTCAGGGCAGTGCGACCACCTGCTTTCCATAAAGCATCAGCAATCATGTTGTCTTCAGCAATGTACTGCGCAAACACTCTAATTCCATGTCCCTTTTGCTTGCCACTCGCCCTGTCCAAGTCGGATCGGCGATACAAATTGGACTTGCCCATCACACATGGAGCAATGGCCACAGCATTGATGGCCGAATAAAATTTTGAGTGGGCAGTTAGCATGAACATCTCATCTAGCTTAGAACCCCAATTGTTATCCCAGGCAGATACGATAGACATGCACATTGGCAGATGATGGACAAGCTGGATGTTTGGAGCTTTATAAAACGCGTCTACAGATCGAGCTAATGTACCAGGTGCAACCCACACATTCGAATCAAGTAcccaaataatatcataTTTGGCTTGTTCATAACCCTGGGCaaggttgttgatttttggATTGGGTCCATAATGACCCTCGCCAATTAGAATTTTAGCATCCACATAGGGAAATTGTCCTATTAATCTTTGTGCGACCTGAACAGCAGGGTCTGATTCAGATGCAATGCAAAATATGATTTCAAATTTGGGATAATCTTGAGAAAAAGCCGATGTCAAACACGCTTCCATTTCCGTGTCAATCCCCTTTAAAGGACGCAGAATCGTTACACCTTCAGATCCAGTAACCGCCTCTCTAGTGACTACTGGAGATATTTGAGTATACTTTTTCCTCACAACAATTAGGCCTAGCGAGCTGAGGAGCACTATAACCCCATACCATACGAAACAAAGTATTGCAAATACCCTAACTATCCAGATATGATTATTCTCCTGGATTGATGAGCTTGAAACATTTCGGATCATATTCTGAATGTTCTCATAGGTTTTGCTGCTAGGATCATTATCATGGGCCAAAACACCGGCCAAAACGGGGAAGGTAATGGTAGACAGGGCTGCTACCAGCGCTAGTCgtttaaaaaaaaccagCGCCATTATGTATAATTCTTTTATGCTGTATTCAAAATTGTCGAATAATCCAACGATATCTTTAAAAAGCTTTTCAcaatctttttcttgtgaATACTTTCACACTGGTCAAATATTATTCAGCGACAGTGTGCTACCCAATTCTCTGTTCTCTATAGTCCTCGAATCTCTTAACAAAATCCCTCACTGAGGTATATATAATACCTAACACATTCTCTTCAAACCAAGGAATtaatcaaagaaaaaacaattATTAATAGTAAAGAATTGTGAGAATCACAGGTGCCGGTAAATCCGATCCATCCATGTCATGAAAATTAAATCGTGCATGATATGCGAAATCGCGTCGTGAAAGTGCATGAGGTTAGAGTTTATGCTCACACAGATCAGCCCTACCGTGAGTTCTGGATCAGGATCTTTGGttataaaacaaaaaaaaaaaataacagcagttaataaataagaaataaaaatagaaatagcAGACACATCAAGAATTGGAAATTCTGGCATCATAAATCATACTAGAGTTAAGTAATTGAATAGAGCATTGAGGAGCCATTAACCAATGTATATTCGTAAGAACACCTGAACCACTGTAAAAGGAAAGtaataattaaaaaagTCATTCCCTTGATAAATACAGATCAGATTCGGATGGCATATCGAAACTCACCCAATCATAACAATTTTTTCCTAGTTGCCCTTACTGGGACTAATATTGTTGTCATGTACACCCTCCATTCTCTTCTGTGTATCTTGATTTTTCAATAAGAATAGAACCAAGCTTCAAATTCAGCCTCGATTTCTCTCCTAATACCTTAATAACATGTGGATCTCCAAAGCCTTCTGTGTCACGAACAGATTCTATTGACAATACATCCACGGTTTGCCTACCTACCCAGTAACCAGTGACAAGAATTATCATCCCTCGGGCAATTACCGGTTTAAGAAGATGGGTGTTATGGACTCGCGAGATACTTTTCAGTGTTATGAAGAATTGTTCTTCACTAGGTTGCTGTGGATATGACGACTCCTTGAGTAGAGTAGGCAATTCCTGGGCTTCTATTGAATCAAGATTAGATAAATAACCCTGTGACACTGCGTAGAACCTGACTttagcaggagcagcagcattgactCTCAGGACATCTGGATTGTTGTGAATAATATCACTTACCAGCAACAGGTACATTACACAAAGTGCACAGTATTTAATGttaatgttgttgtttggatcagtagcagcagctcgcgTATTGAGAGCTAGCGCCGTACTACCAGAATGTCAGTTATATGGCTTCGACTGTGGACAGCCTCAAATTTATTTGATCTTAAGCCATATTCAGGGACTGGATCCACTTTGTAGctttaatatttttattctatAGTATTAATAGAAATCCCATCCCTGGTCAGACAACCAGCCTCTGAAACGGCCACCCTCGAGAACtacgcagggtccaggtATATGTGCGGCTCGATGTCTATCTGTTTAgcaaaatttttttcttatcgGGGAAACGCTATGCAttgcattttattttttttttgtgaaaTTTTCTGTGGCTTGATCTAACGGCAGGTAACTTCTTACTTGAACCAGAATACCCatatttcaaaaataaagaaatgAGAGTATACAACTGTCATTTTTGCTCGTCACCGGTTTACGTAAGTAATATTATCTGGTATTGGTTTGGAAGGTAGAGAGAATAGGCTATTTAAAAATTTGCCCTTTCTGACTAAAACCATTTGGTGGTGCTAGCAGAGACAGGAATGAAGATATGATTATGTTCTTGTCATGATATATGAATAGAGTACTAACAATATTAGCCCGGTCACGGTATCATGTTCGTTAGAAATGACGCCAAGGAGTTCAGATTTTGTCGTTCGAAATGTCATAAGAACTTCAAGCTGAAGAGAAATCCCCGTAAACTCAGATGGACCAAGGCTTTCCGTAAGGCTGCTGGTAAGGAGATGGTTGTTGACTCTACATTAGCCTTCAATGCCCGTAGACACGTTCCAGTTAGATACAACCGTGAGCTCGTTGCTGAGACTTTGCATGCTATGGCCCGGGTTGAGGAAATCAGAcaaaagagagaaagagcCTTCTATAAGAACAGAATGCGTGGTAATAAGGAGAGACAAAAGGAACAGGACAGAAAGCTTGTCGAAGCCAATCCCGAACTATTACGGCAAAGAGATGTGGAACTTTCCAGACAAGCTGCCAAggaagctgctgctcaagaagACAGCGAGATGGAGTACagcgaagaagaagagttcCAAtccgaagaagaagaacaacaacaaaaggTTGCTATTATggtcaagaacaaaaagaagcgATCCAAGGTTCAAGCTGGTGGAATGGATTTGGACTAATCTGTCTCACTATGTATGCATTTTGATTTAAAAGAACAGAGCCCGGTCACTCTCATGATATCTTATATACGCCTTGAAAACCGGGAATCGTGGTTCTGTTTTTagttaatttattttttgaataGAAAAGTTGTTTTTTATATGATGTTATACAACGAGGTTGCAGTTTGTCAGGCAAGCAGTGCCCCAGATCCAGTCGCTACTCTCGTTGCACTGGACTCGTTATCACTAGCGAAATACACTTCTTTAAGTATATAAGAAATGGACTGTCATTCAGTGTAGTGGCATTCGCTGATTTCGAGGCATGCCGTAATATGAACCGTCATGTATGTTTCAGGGCATTTATACACATGAAACACACGAAGTAGTGCCTTGTGCGCCAATATCTACTGCCAGTAAATTGAACTTTAAATACTTGTACAATCAAGTAGGTATTTAAAACACATATTAAGACAAATGCCAGCTAAGGTATAAAAACTAGACTAAGTGGTTCAAGTCCAGTATCCTCTTTTTATCTGATGTGCCCGTAGAGCTAGAGCTATGGAAGTTATCTGGTTTTCTATTTTGCCAGTTATAGCTCTGTCAGTCGGTTTTTCAGAGCAAGCACTGTATAGGCTTTGATTCAAGTGAGTTATCTTTGCCAACTTACGATTCGAATAATGTCTTGACAACAGCTTTGTCAAGTTGTGATTCTTATTCGACAAAGCAATCTTAGCCAAACTTCTAACTAATAGGACTACAAAAACGTGATACTTGCAATAAAACAACAATCCGATATTAGACACAACCTGGAAGAGATCTAATGGCACCCTGTTCGAACGTTCTCCTAGAAGCCAGTACGAAGCTCCATCGTACTGTTGACACAGTATTAGCAGAGTATGAATACCCCTGGGCAGATGTCCTCACAGTCATCTCATTTATGCTCCTCATAActattatcatcatcacacTACATAAAACTAGCGGATCAGTGGCTCCTCCACCTCTAACGGTAGTAGTTCAGCGttaatataaaatatatattccATTCCTCAGTCTGTTGAACGCAGGGTCGTAACGCAGGGTCGGTCGTGCGTGCCTAAACCTGGTGAATTATCCCAGACCCTGAAATTTCTCTTGCCGCATTTACTTCCATCCTGGATGTGCTGAAAATCATTCTCAGTTCTTTAGACAAATCATGAATATTAATAGTCAGAATCCCTTGGAATACAAATGTCGCAGTTGAGAGCCGGATATCGGTCTTATAGTTACCATACCCTTACCCATGTGACATTTTGAACATGAAATTTGAGCGCCATCAAGTCTGATCCAGCTGCCAGCTTCACGACAGTCAAAGAAAAATTATAGAAAATGTCCGAGTCGACGCAACAGCCAGCAAACGAAATCGGTTTCGCTGAAAAGACCTTTAATTCAGTGTCTGAATTCATCTCAGTAAGTTAAAtcataaaacaaaaagtgTTTAGAAGTTTAAAAGGGCCGTGACTAACAGACTCAGGAACACCCAGTGATTTCGGGTGCTGGAGCTATTGCTGGATTTCTTGTCGTAAGTACCTCAAAAAATACTCGGTAATGGGTACTACAGTCTTGAATATTCTGTAGAATactgtatatttattacagGCCCGTTGGCTGTTGGAGCCAAGCGACAGAGTCGGGGAGAGGATAATTACCCCGCTACCGAAGTACATCCAAACGATTCACGGCAAGCCCGGTCACTAACTGGTCGCAGCTTAAATCAGCATTGAGAAAACCTGGCCCTGGTGTAGGAGGAAAGACCTTCTTCACTGGTGGATTTGAGGCTAAAATGACACCAAAGGAAGCCCTTCAAATCCTTAGTCTACGAGAGTCGACTTTGACCAAGGCCAGACTCAAGGATACTCATAGAAGAATTATGTTGGCTAATCACCCTGATAAGGGCGGATCTCCTTACCTTGCAACCAAAATCAACGAGGCCAAGGATTTACTGGAAAAGAGAGGCAGCTTCCGATAAATTGACCGCGCAACTGATACAATTATTAATTTCTGTCtgcatcatcaccacctcTCTAACGCCATCTTGTAATATATATTGCCCCATGTTTCTATTTTGTACATAACTAGTTTATCTTTTCTTCATTCGAGTATTTCAAGACTCGGCGTGATAAATCTGCCGAGCCTTTGTAGTGCCTTCGAGTTTGTACTTCCAGTGCAGTCCCAGAGACAAAACTCAAATACCTTTGCTAATCAGCACTTATAGCTACTTACATCCTACTGAGTGCCATGATTCacggaaaaaaaaatttagtTAACTCGTTATGCTATAACAATATACATTACTGTTGGGTATGAGCTAATTATTTTGTAAAAATAGAGacaacatcttcatcttctatCAGATGCTGAAGACCACATTTTTGCGGACTGTGTTTGGCAGATGCACCCCATACAAGAGCATATCTgaatttggatttgaaatcTCGGTGAATGGCATCACAGACATCTTCTATCGAATTGTGTGCCTTTCGGATAACCATAGGTTCTGAAAAGTTCGGGGCAACACCCTTACGTTTAGTGAAAATGCGAAGTAATGATAAGTCTGCCCAGATCCGTTCTAGAAGATCATCTATACCCAAGTCCATAGACACGGAAATAACCACAGTATTGGGTTGACGAGCCAATCGATCAGTTTCTTCGAGTGACACAGCGTCAATTTTGTTGTAACAGTAAAGACATGGGATATATGACCGATGGTTGGCATTAATGACATCAATAAAATCTTCAACAGTCACCTCTGGGTCTCGAATGAGAACATCAGCATTATGAATCTTGTAGTCTCGGAGGATATTGCCTACCATCTTCTCATCCAGATATTTAGGTGGAGATGTGGCATTGAATTTCAACCCACCAGCctttttgattttaaaATATACATTTGGTCGTTCTTTGTTGAGACGAATACCTACAGCCTCCAATTCACGCTCCAAGATAGCCCGTTGCTCATCTGACTTTGTAGCATCCAAAACCATGAGAATCAAATCTGCAGTCTTCGCCGTTGAGACAACTTGTCTACCTCTTCCCTTGCCTTCAGAAGCTCCCTGAATAATACCTGGTAAATCTAAGATTTGGATTTCTGATCCGTTGTATTCCAACACGCCTGGTACCGATGTTAAGGTCGTGAAAGCATATTGAGCGACCTCTGATTTGGTCTTGGTGATTTTAGATAATAGTGAAGATTTACCAACGGATGGGAAACCAATAAGTGCGACTCTGGCGTCTCCACTTTTCGATACTTCAAATCCCTGGCCgggagaagaagacgatcCTGGTGGGGGTTcaagcagctgctgtctATACCGAGCTAGCTTACCCTTTAGCAGACCAATATGATACTCGGTTgctttatttttttgagttCGAGCAAGCTCTTCCTGAATTTGTGTAATCTTCTCCAGAATTCCCATTGTATTAGTTGAAGTGGTTAAGATTGAGCTCTTTCGATTTGATCCCGTTCACCTCTGGGTTATAAATTTACCAGCATGAAAAGCCCCATAGCTTCACCATCCGGGTAAGTTTAGAGTTCTATGGTCAAATCATGCAGGAGCTCAACTTGAACTGAAAATCTCATAGGCAGTCTGACAAACAGCTGTCTTCCCTATCTGAAATGAAACATACTGGTCTTCAAAAAGATGGTTAGTAATAAGTAGTTACTTCTCGGTGCTTAGTAGCATGGACAAGTACTGATTCGAATGTCTTGACAGTACATGTAATCAACTGACACACTCCGCTTGCTCATTTCCACTGACGGGCTCCAGTCTTGTGAGCCTCTGACAAATATGGAGCACTGTTGCAAATGAAAGAAAGAGTGAGGAGGAGAGTCGATTTCAAACATTGTTGAGGTTGAATGTCATCAGCATTGGTAGTTTGGATACTTACTACTGATTATTTAAGCTTACTGCTAACAATACTAACGAGCAGTACTGGCATTTTACCGCCAATGCATTCGCCAAATCCACAAGAAACCTGTTGATAACAGGCCAAACTTTCTGACATTTGTGCGCAAAAATTTTGCTCAATACTCGCACATTAGCAAAAGAGACGTGACCACAATTGAATTTCTACTTAGAAAGGGAAGTCATATGATGGAAATTTATGCCAATCCGAGTGTTCGAAATATCTCCAACTAGATTCATAGCCAGAAAGATttgtaaataa
The Sugiyamaella lignohabitans strain CBS 10342 chromosome A, complete sequence genome window above contains:
- the CGT1 gene encoding ceramide glucosyltransferase (allele of CaO19.12061) — encoded protein: MALVFFKRLALVAALSTITFPVLAGVLAHDNDPSSKTYENIQNMIRNVSSSSIQENNHIWIVRVFAILCFVWYGVIVLLSSLGLIVVRKKYTQISPVVTREAVTGSEGVTILRPLKGIDTEMEACLTSAFSQDYPKFEIIFCIASESDPAVQVAQRLIGQFPYVDAKILIGEGHYGPNPKINNLAQGYEQAKYDIIWVLDSNVWVAPGTLARSVDAFYKAPNIQLVHHLPMCMSIVSAWDNNWGSKLDEMFMLTAHSKFYSAINAVAIAPCVMGKSNLYRRSDLDRASGKQKGHGIRVFAQYIAEDNMIADALWKAGGRTALTGDSVVQPLANVDFEGYVSRRIRWLRVRRYMVLAATLLEPTTECFLCGIFGSFAISVLWLSNETASYFSWIFFITHLSIWCASDYWHFHNLIQYSNMEHTNSPFFVSPYYSPEYSTTKTRPFLTSWLPIWILREVLALPIWVIAMCGHKILWRNKPFRIKSDLTAEEIL
- the PUT2 gene encoding 1-pyrroline-5-carboxylate dehydrogenase (Delta-1-pyrroline-5-carboxylate dehydrogenase; nuclear-encoded mitochondrial protein involved in utilization of proline as sole nitrogen source; deficiency of the human homolog causes HPII, an autosomal recessive inborn error of metabolism; GO_component: GO:0016020 - membrane [Evidence IEA]; GO_component: GO:0005743 - mitochondrial inner membrane [Evidence IEA,IEA]; GO_component: GO:0005759 - mitochondrial matrix [Evidence IDA] [PMID 3025596]; GO_component: GO:0005739 - mitochondrion [Evidence IEA]; GO_component: GO:0005739 - mitochondrion [Evidence IDA] [PMID 14576278]; GO_component: GO:0005739 - mitochondrion [Evidence IDA] [PMID 16823961]; GO_function: GO:0003842 - 1-pyrroline-5-carboxylate dehydrogenase activity [Evidence IEA]; GO_function: GO:0003842 - 1-pyrroline-5-carboxylate dehydrogenase activity [Evidence IMP] [PMID 387737]; GO_function: GO:0003842 - 1-pyrroline-5-carboxylate dehydrogenase activity [Evidence IDA] [PMID 4145181]; GO_function: GO:0016491 - oxidoreductase activity [Evidence IEA,IEA]; GO_function: GO:0016620 - oxidoreductase activity, acting on the aldehyde or oxo group of donors, NAD or NADP as acceptor [Evidence IEA]; GO_process: GO:0006537 - glutamate biosynthetic process [Evidence IDA] [PMID 4145181]; GO_process: GO:0008152 - metabolic process [Evidence IEA]; GO_process: GO:0055114 - oxidation-reduction process [Evidence IEA,IEA]; GO_process: GO:0006561 - proline biosynthetic process [Evidence IEA]; GO_process: GO:0010133 - proline catabolic process to glutamate [Evidence IEA]; GO_process: GO:0010133 - proline catabolic process to glutamate [Evidence IMP] [PMID 387737]; GO_process: GO:0006560 - proline metabolic process [Evidence IEA]); translated protein: MLRVRSFAYKKSLSASLTRSVSTASQLAQFKIPEVFNEPVRTYEPGSKDRDGVLSALSRLSNQRHEIPLVIGGKEVFTKDTFVQTSPSNHSQVLAEVSSASEKDVNDAINASLAAKKAWESAPWADRASVFLKAAELIAGKYRYDILAATMLGQGKNIYQAEIDSTCELIDFLRFNVKYAEELYQQQPARSSPGVWNRAEYRALEGFVYAVTPFNFTAIAGNLVGAPALMGNTVVWKPSNSSVLSNYLLYKIFQEAGVPDGVINFIPGDPLTVTQPVISHPDFAALHFTGSTDVFVKLYQSIAANLPGYKSYPRIVGETGGKNFHVVHNSANVSHAVKSTVRGAFEYQGQKCSATSRVYVPESIWPQFKSELVAETQALLNEGAGNSTVPSGFHKFIGPVIHEPSFNKLDKAITEAKQDSSLELLVGGKVDKSVGYYVEPTIFVSKDAKHANLQNEFFGPLLHVYVYPDAEYEQTLALVDATGKYGLTGSIFAQDRSAILTASEALRNSAGNFYINDKSTGAVVGQQWFGGSRKSGTNDKSGSGNILSRFVSVRNIKENFVEIDEVLYPSNAQ